One window of Trifolium pratense cultivar HEN17-A07 linkage group LG5, ARS_RC_1.1, whole genome shotgun sequence genomic DNA carries:
- the LOC123887482 gene encoding uncharacterized protein LOC123887482 has translation MGNILHGASNDMHLPYKIQLGKHATIIIIKSKTCHSKLQTFDPNLCMSYTVDGSTCRLAYVRNCSENYKLINSLTFFMTDDTFSKASVYLTIANSENTNGLYFVTEGPTIDQPIDEEKLNYVKSNSTTTNMLGVVTETIVVAYGNGSKGGYIITEKKKRSKDEPPYMATIAHYYAVSNGNFFSRSKLDIGLSVIVKVRASNEAGLDLKIEGPVQHPVAALYYMFEEVTKSGIWKLTSCPHCAKIQKMPRNLMPWQQSESEDSANFQPPRRNDNKQITSFIANDGAIKGNHNGNVIVSSRQSFFGRKF, from the coding sequence ATGGGAAATATTCTTCACGGTGCTAGTAACGACATGCATCTTCCTTACAAAATACAACTGGGAAAGCATGCGACCATCATTATCATTAAGTCAAAAACATGTCACTCTAAATTACAAACGTTTGACCCGAATTTGTGTATGTCATACACCGTAGATGGATCGACATGTCGCCTCGCGTATGTGAGAAATTGCTCCGAAAATTATAAACTGATCAATAGCTTAACGTTCTTCATGACTGATGATACATTTTCAAAAGCTTCTGTTTATTTAACTATTGCAAATAGCGAAAACACTAATGGTCTATACTTTGTTACCGAGGGTCCAACCATTGACCAACCTATAGATGAAGAAAAGTTGAATTACGTTAAGTCCAACAGTACTACTACTAATATGTTGGGTGTTGTTACTGAAACTATTGTAGTAGCTTATGGGAATGGAAGCAAGGGGGGTTATATTATAactgagaagaagaaaaggagTAAAGATGAACCACCATATATGGCCACTATAGCGCACTATTACGCTGTTAGTAATGGAAATTTTTTTAGTCGAAGTAAATTAGATATAGGCCTTTCCGTGATCGTTAAGGTACGAGCGTCAAATGAAGCGGGTTTAGATCTTAAGATCGAGGGACCTGTGCAACACCCTGTTGCGgcattatattatatgtttgaGGAAGTGACTAAATCGGGGATTTGGAAGCTGACATCTTGTCCTCATTGTGCAAAAATTCAGAAGATGCCGCGTAATCTCATGCCTTGGCAGCAATCTGAGAGTGAAGACAGTGCAAATTTTCAACCACCACGACGTAATGACAACAAACAAATCACAAGTTTTATTGCAAATGATGGTGCAATTAAAGGAAATCACAATGGAAATGTGATTGTGAGCAGTAGGCAATcattttttggaagaaaattttaa
- the LOC123887534 gene encoding protein LIFEGUARD 4-like isoform X1 yields MDSGETSLYPPINMMHDQNRWSFIRKVYSIVAFQLLLTAVVASVFIFVSPVANFFNNYVPIYVHTILIIFALFSVDYYHHKYPLNYFLLVIFTISLALRVGLSCVLASGNGKIIVPVMLTTIVVVFNLSLYTFWAAKRGYDFNFLHPLLVWVGVLLVIIIFTSVR; encoded by the exons ATGGATAGTGGAGAAACGAGCCTTTATCCTCCTATAAATATGATGCATGATCAGAACCGATGGTCCTTTATTCGTAAAGTTTACTCTATCGTCGCCTTTCAGCTGCTTCTCACCGCTGTTGTTGCTTCCGTCTTTATTTTCGTTTCTCCTGTtgctaatttcttcaacaactaCGTACCAATTTATGTTCATACTATACTCATTATATTTG CATTATTTTCAGTTGATTATTATCATCACAAGTATCCTCTCAACTACTTTCTCCTCGTAATTTTCACGATCTCTCTTGCTTTACGCGTTGGATTGTCTTGTGTCTTGGCTAGTGGTAATG GAAAAATAATTGTTCCAGTCATGTTGACTACTATTGTGGTGGTATTTAACTTGAGTCTCTACACATTTTGGGCTGCAAAAAGAGGCTATGATTTCAACTTTTTACACCCATTATTAGTTTGGGTTGGAGTTTTGCTGGTTATTATCATCTTTACCTCAGTCAg ATGa
- the LOC123887534 gene encoding protein LIFEGUARD 4-like isoform X2 translates to MDSGETSLYPPINMMHDQNRWSFIRKVYSIVAFQLLLTAVVASVFIFVSPVANFFNNYVPIYVHTILIIFALFSVDYYHHKYPLNYFLLVIFTISLALRVGLSCVLASGKIIVPVMLTTIVVVFNLSLYTFWAAKRGYDFNFLHPLLVWVGVLLVIIIFTSVR, encoded by the exons ATGGATAGTGGAGAAACGAGCCTTTATCCTCCTATAAATATGATGCATGATCAGAACCGATGGTCCTTTATTCGTAAAGTTTACTCTATCGTCGCCTTTCAGCTGCTTCTCACCGCTGTTGTTGCTTCCGTCTTTATTTTCGTTTCTCCTGTtgctaatttcttcaacaactaCGTACCAATTTATGTTCATACTATACTCATTATATTTG CATTATTTTCAGTTGATTATTATCATCACAAGTATCCTCTCAACTACTTTCTCCTCGTAATTTTCACGATCTCTCTTGCTTTACGCGTTGGATTGTCTTGTGTCTTGGCTAGTG GAAAAATAATTGTTCCAGTCATGTTGACTACTATTGTGGTGGTATTTAACTTGAGTCTCTACACATTTTGGGCTGCAAAAAGAGGCTATGATTTCAACTTTTTACACCCATTATTAGTTTGGGTTGGAGTTTTGCTGGTTATTATCATCTTTACCTCAGTCAg ATGa
- the LOC123884195 gene encoding uncharacterized protein LOC123884195 — protein MTRVYCYGKGSKRGLIVVEGKKRSSEDKNLYAITVAQYYAISHENICNQNKINVGLSMIVHIHVLNDSFNYTVKGPDQHPSSALFYMIDQVYKSGSWKLASCPHCAGEPQGCQSIEVKQNDDDILRTNLVSFPTYKQLSKSTNYQSQPYDFYQRSRSSPESRLYIRNLNFPTSSAPHHGRTENKRLELIDNKDINGNGNGNRIEGDQKFILSIPLYFGKRKILQSRAKA, from the coding sequence ATGACGAGGGTTTATTGCTATGGGAAGGGAAGCAAAAGGGGCCTTATTGTTGTCGAGGGGAAGAAAAGAAGTAGTGAGGATAAAAACCTCTACGCAATAACGGTGGCACAGTATTATGCTATTAGTCATGAAAATATTTgcaatcaaaataaaatcaacgtTGGTCTTTCTATGATTGTTCATATTCATGTGTTAAATGATAGCTTCAATTATACCGTGAAGGGTCCTGATCAACACCCTTCTTCAGCATTGTTTTACATGATTGACCAAGTCTACAAAAGCGGGAGTTGGAAGCTCGCGTCATGCCCTCATTGTGCCGGTGAACCTCAAGGATGTCAGTCGATTGAGGTCAAGCAAAATGATGATGACATTCTACGGACTAACTTGGTTAGCTTTCCCACATACAAACAATTATCCAAATCAACAAATTATCAATCTCAACCATATGATTTTTATCAACGGTCAAGATCATCGCCAGAGTCACGTTTGTACATAAGAAATCTAAATTTTCCAACAAGTTCGGCGCCACATCATGGCCGTACGGAAAATAAGAGATTGGAGTTGATCGACAATAAAGACATCAACGGAAATGGAAATGGTAATAGAATTGAAGGGGatcaaaagtttatattatccattccattatattttgggaaaagaaAAATCCTACAATCGAGAGCCAAAGCATGA